CTGGCGATGTGCAGCGGCGCGATGCGCACCTACCTGCTCGAGCTCGACGCCCTGCCCGACACCACCCTGGTCTCGATGGTTCCGGTCGGCCTGAAGGCCAAGGAGTCACACGTCGCCTCGTCGTCGGGTGGCAACGCGGTGGGTGCGGTGATGGTGAAGCTGGGCACCGACCTCCCCGACGCCGGCGACCGGCTCCAGGCGGTGCACGTCTCGATGGCCGACGGCAAGCGGGCCCTCGCCCAGATGACGCCCGTGCAGATCCTGGCGATGAGCGCCCTCGGGCAGGCCCCGGCCATCCTCGGGCCGATGCTCAAGATGAGCGGCCTGGTCAAGCCGCCGTACAACCTGATCATCAGCAACGTCCCCGGCCCGCGGACCACGCAGTACTTCAACGGCATGCGGCTCGAGGGCACCTACCCGCTGTCCATCCCGATCGACGGGATGGCCCTCAACATCACCTGCAACTCCTACGCCGACCAGATGGCGTTCGGCCTGACCGGCTGCCGGCGTACCGTCCCCCACCTCCAGCGCCTGCTCACCCACCTCGACTCGGAGCTCGACGCCCTGGAGCTCGCCGCGGGGATCTGACCCGGTCAGCCGACCGGTTCCACCGGGTGGCGCAGGATGGTCCGCAGCTTCTCCGGCGCGCTCCGCCGCGGGTCGCCCAGGTAGATCTCGTGGTGACGTCCGCGCGGCCGGTAGCCGAGGGCGGTGATGCCCTCGTGCAGGGCGACGATGGACGGCGTCTCCTCGGCGTACGAGCCGACGTGCAGCAGCTGCGCGCTCAGGCCTTCGCACCAGCGCGAGACCTCGACGGCCGGCGGCGGCTCGCCGGCCTTGGCAGCGGCGGCGACCACGGCCTCGGCGAGCAGGTCCTCGTCCAGCGGGGCCGGTTGCACGATGAACGCACGCCAGCGCCACAGGGCACGGTCGACGTCGTCGACGGCGGCCTCACCGACGGCCACCCGCGTGAACGTGTCCCACGCGGCATGGTCGTCCACCCACCACAGCCCCTCCAGCGGCAGCACCCGGGGCGCCTCACCGGCCAGTTTCTTCAGCAGGAAGTGGGCGGTGTAGCTGACGCCGTACAGGGCGCGGATCGCGTCGGCGAAGGCCGGCCCGTTCGGATCGCCCGCTCCGTCGACGGAGGCGAGGAGCAGGTCGGGCACGTCGACCAGCGCGACCTGGCCGCGGCGGGCGCGGTAGCGCTCGGGCAGGGCTGCCGTCATGCGACCACGGTCCCGCGGCAGCGCGGAATCCGGCAGAGGCCATGGTCCCGGCGAGGCCGGAGGGCCGGCTCAGAGGTACATCCGCTTGATCACCG
This genomic window from Nocardioides cynanchi contains:
- a CDS encoding GyrI-like domain-containing protein; this encodes MTAALPERYRARRGQVALVDVPDLLLASVDGAGDPNGPAFADAIRALYGVSYTAHFLLKKLAGEAPRVLPLEGLWWVDDHAAWDTFTRVAVGEAAVDDVDRALWRWRAFIVQPAPLDEDLLAEAVVAAAAKAGEPPPAVEVSRWCEGLSAQLLHVGSYAEETPSIVALHEGITALGYRPRGRHHEIYLGDPRRSAPEKLRTILRHPVEPVG